The following proteins come from a genomic window of Pseudomonas sp. J452:
- a CDS encoding tetratricopeptide repeat protein translates to MSVKKVIAVLAGFLVCAAVHSAPLTSQQQAAKERGITLYNQNKDPEYELRIAAEAGDKEAQYYLAEDLRRTSRYTTTETHKWYTAAAEQGDLYAMRRLSSMQSDLCIAMGNCPNGLKSPEDWHQKLLATATPLAEKGDGEAMYLLYHATNDLEWLEKSAAAGYAHSQFWLALKYTLGDKFFLFPWEKDAAIESLLRQSAEGGDPKGTTRYYGVLHKKGDLEGTRYWLKKGAETGHTASFSNYALFLSDPNNPLELPINLVESYGLMSLLLELDGGGDMLPFAKDELPRIAAQMTPEQIQQAKAFANEWKATHPPLSYFPEKLGF, encoded by the coding sequence GGCTTTTTAGTATGCGCAGCAGTCCATTCCGCTCCGCTCACATCGCAACAACAAGCAGCTAAAGAGCGCGGCATCACGCTCTACAACCAGAACAAAGACCCAGAGTACGAACTGCGCATTGCAGCTGAAGCAGGCGACAAAGAGGCACAATATTATTTAGCCGAAGACCTACGACGTACCAGCCGCTATACAACGACAGAGACTCACAAGTGGTATACCGCTGCAGCCGAACAAGGCGACCTATATGCAATGCGCAGATTGAGCTCTATGCAGAGCGACCTTTGCATAGCCATGGGTAACTGTCCTAACGGTCTAAAAAGCCCCGAAGATTGGCATCAGAAGCTACTTGCGACCGCAACCCCGTTGGCTGAAAAGGGCGACGGTGAAGCGATGTATCTGCTGTACCACGCCACTAACGATTTAGAGTGGCTTGAAAAATCTGCCGCAGCTGGCTATGCCCACAGTCAATTCTGGCTGGCATTAAAATACACACTAGGAGATAAATTCTTTTTATTCCCTTGGGAAAAGGATGCAGCCATAGAGAGCTTATTGAGGCAGTCCGCAGAGGGCGGAGACCCTAAAGGTACCACAAGGTACTATGGGGTATTACATAAAAAGGGTGACTTAGAGGGCACAAGGTATTGGTTGAAAAAAGGAGCGGAAACCGGCCACACTGCTTCCTTCTCTAACTATGCGCTATTTCTTTCAGACCCAAACAACCCTCTAGAGCTCCCAATAAACCTCGTCGAAAGCTATGGCCTAATGTCCTTGCTACTTGAGCTCGACGGCGGTGGAGACATGCTCCCGTTCGCTAAAGATGAATTACCTAGAATTGCAGCGCAGATGACACCCGAACAGATCCAGCAGGCCAAAGCTTTCGCCAATGAATGGAAAGCAACTCATCCACCGCTTTCCTACTTTCCGGAAAAACTAGGCTTCTGA